One part of the Bdellovibrio bacteriovorus genome encodes these proteins:
- a CDS encoding FAD-binding oxidoreductase: MSTTALRDLESILKKDQIKTDEESLKYWGRDWTTYFDIKASAIVFPHSTADVVALVQWARQNKIALIPSGGRTGLSGAAVATNGEVVVSFDQMNKIKEFNSVDQTVVIEPGVVTEALQQFAHSKQLFYPVDFAARGSSQMGGNIATNAGGIKVVRYGLTRDWVVGLTVVTGTGEVLELNNGLVKNATGYDLRHLFIGSEGTLGFITEATIKLAANPPPMNVLVMGVTGLDAVMKIFAEFKTKTPLVAFEMFSDKALRKVLDSTGLSAPLATECPFYVLAEVETRNEQDQEHALGVFEKCLEEGWVLDGVISQSEVQAKTFWRYREDISESLAKYSPYKNDIAVAISKVPPFMEDLDQVLSKAYPNWEVVWFGHIGDGNLHINILRPEGMTKEEFVKECRKVDVMVFDAVKKYKGSISAEHGVGLTKKSFLNYTRSEAEIQLMRGIKKVFDPDNIINPGKVI, from the coding sequence ATGTCCACCACAGCTCTCCGCGACCTTGAAAGCATCTTGAAGAAAGACCAAATCAAAACCGACGAAGAGAGTCTGAAATACTGGGGCCGGGACTGGACAACCTATTTCGACATCAAAGCCAGCGCCATTGTTTTCCCTCACTCCACCGCCGATGTGGTTGCGCTGGTCCAATGGGCCCGTCAAAACAAAATCGCTCTGATCCCTTCCGGAGGCCGCACGGGTCTTTCCGGGGCTGCGGTCGCCACCAACGGCGAAGTGGTCGTGTCTTTTGATCAAATGAACAAAATCAAAGAGTTCAATTCCGTGGATCAAACCGTGGTGATTGAACCGGGTGTCGTAACGGAGGCTTTGCAGCAGTTCGCGCACTCAAAACAGCTTTTCTATCCAGTGGATTTTGCAGCCCGCGGTTCCTCCCAAATGGGTGGCAACATCGCAACCAATGCTGGTGGCATCAAAGTCGTTCGTTACGGCCTGACTCGTGACTGGGTTGTCGGCCTGACTGTAGTGACTGGCACGGGCGAAGTTCTGGAGCTGAATAACGGCCTGGTGAAAAATGCGACGGGCTATGATCTGCGCCACCTGTTCATCGGATCTGAAGGAACTTTGGGCTTTATCACTGAAGCCACCATCAAGCTTGCTGCCAATCCCCCACCAATGAATGTTCTGGTGATGGGTGTGACCGGGCTTGATGCCGTGATGAAAATCTTTGCGGAATTCAAAACCAAAACTCCGCTGGTGGCCTTTGAGATGTTCTCGGACAAAGCTTTGCGCAAGGTTTTGGACAGCACAGGCTTGTCGGCTCCGCTGGCGACCGAGTGCCCGTTCTATGTTCTGGCGGAAGTTGAAACCCGCAACGAACAGGACCAGGAACACGCTTTGGGTGTGTTTGAAAAATGCCTGGAAGAAGGCTGGGTTCTGGATGGCGTGATTTCCCAATCGGAAGTTCAAGCCAAGACCTTCTGGAGATACCGCGAGGACATCTCTGAATCTTTGGCGAAATATTCCCCGTACAAAAACGATATCGCTGTGGCGATTTCCAAGGTGCCGCCGTTCATGGAAGACCTGGACCAGGTCCTGTCCAAGGCTTATCCGAACTGGGAAGTGGTCTGGTTCGGCCACATTGGCGACGGGAATCTGCACATCAATATCCTGCGCCCCGAGGGCATGACCAAGGAAGAATTCGTCAAGGAATGCCGCAAGGTCGACGTGATGGTCTTTGATGCGGTTAAAAAGTACAAAGGATCCATCTCTGCCGAACACGGTGTGGGTCTGACCAAAAAGTCCTTCCTGAACTACACTCGTTCTGAAGCTGAAATCCAGCTTATGCGCGGGATTAAGAAAGTCTTCGACCCGGACAACATCATCAATCCGGGCAAAGTTATCTAG
- a CDS encoding YgaP family membrane protein, with the protein MRCNVALWDRILRFLFGVGLTAYAVAGGPFWAYIGVYGLITAAWGLCPVYAFFRIRTLKDYHRPINEE; encoded by the coding sequence ATGAGATGCAATGTCGCCCTGTGGGACCGCATTCTAAGATTTCTGTTCGGCGTGGGTTTGACCGCTTACGCTGTGGCAGGCGGTCCTTTCTGGGCGTACATTGGGGTCTATGGTCTGATCACGGCCGCTTGGGGCTTGTGTCCCGTCTATGCTTTCTTTAGAATCAGAACTCTGAAAGATTATCACCGCCCGATCAACGAAGAATAG
- the grxD gene encoding Grx4 family monothiol glutaredoxin, translating into MATTHERIDQIVKGNKIVLFMKGTQQFPMCGFSARACAILQDMGVQFHDVNVLDDDEIRQGIKEYGNWPTIPQLYINHQLVGGSDIMMEMYQSGELQELLK; encoded by the coding sequence ATGGCAACGACTCACGAAAGAATTGATCAGATTGTTAAAGGTAACAAAATCGTATTGTTCATGAAAGGGACTCAACAGTTCCCTATGTGCGGATTCTCTGCTCGTGCATGCGCAATCCTTCAGGATATGGGCGTTCAGTTCCACGATGTGAACGTACTTGATGACGACGAAATCCGTCAGGGCATCAAAGAGTACGGCAACTGGCCGACAATTCCACAGCTTTACATCAACCACCAGTTGGTTGGCGGCAGCGACATCATGATGGAAATGTACCAGTCCGGCGAACTTCAGGAACTTCTGAAGTAG
- a CDS encoding BolA/IbaG family iron-sulfur metabolism protein, whose amino-acid sequence MKERLEKHYPQSTIEVFDLTGTQDHWEVFVESTVFAGMTRIQQHQNVMACFGPELKTGEVHALSIKTKIKS is encoded by the coding sequence ATGAAAGAGCGTTTAGAGAAGCATTATCCTCAATCCACGATCGAAGTTTTCGATCTGACCGGAACTCAGGATCACTGGGAAGTGTTCGTGGAAAGCACTGTATTTGCCGGCATGACCCGCATTCAGCAGCACCAGAACGTCATGGCTTGCTTTGGTCCAGAATTGAAGACCGGAGAGGTTCATGCCCTTTCAATCAAGACTAAGATTAAATCATAA
- a CDS encoding LTA synthase family protein, which translates to MFGPSFRLIKIFSLVLLTVLFYFFARAEFLIWNWSLFKNKPAQDILWSFIVGLRFDVAAILTLTAPLLLLAFVPWPRAWNGLWATVTWVAFSVLQVPFLILNLGDTEFINFVGRRFTFDSLFVVNEIPGKVWNFVSSYWLLFLVNTLIVLLFVLLVRKVTLAGFEKLQWTVHSRKDKAKLWLAHGFLCFVALAISVIGIRGGLQAKPVSFVNANVFTAPLLNNLVLNSTFTFIKSYGAKGLSKDKYFNDQHEMLSLLNGSLRGSLMEGRRPKAPQNVVIIILESFGEEYIGPVNGKSYTPFLDSLKAQSLSFENAYANGRRSIEGVGAIMGGIPALMNEPFISSHFTSNYFLGLGTLLTPAKYSTSFFHGGHNGTMYFDSFMQSAGVEKYFGAREYGNGADDDGVWGIWDEPFLQWMLTEVDQLPQPFMTSVFTLSSHQPYKIPAQYQDRFKEGPIEILKTVEYTDFALEKFFAEAAKKPWFKNTLFIVTADHASMHYRPEYENEQGSYRIPLFLYHPGYKFPEVDTKMVVQQIDVLPTVLDFLGISDKDQNYLGSSIFIPGDKTAVNFIDGRYLLFAKDYFLRWTPGHGEPQMFAMSDRATEHEIPADQPGTSPRRQALEKKLKATIQYFNEGMWDNKLYYPSK; encoded by the coding sequence ATGTTTGGACCGTCCTTCCGCCTGATTAAGATATTCTCTCTGGTATTGCTGACTGTGCTCTTCTATTTCTTCGCAAGAGCCGAGTTCCTTATTTGGAATTGGAGTTTATTCAAAAATAAACCCGCTCAGGACATTTTGTGGTCCTTCATAGTGGGCCTGCGCTTTGATGTGGCGGCCATTCTGACTTTGACGGCACCGTTGCTGTTGCTGGCCTTCGTGCCCTGGCCACGGGCCTGGAACGGTCTTTGGGCCACGGTCACCTGGGTGGCTTTCAGTGTTTTGCAGGTGCCATTCCTGATTCTGAACCTGGGCGACACCGAATTCATCAACTTCGTGGGCCGTCGTTTCACTTTTGACAGTCTGTTTGTGGTGAACGAAATCCCCGGTAAAGTCTGGAACTTCGTCAGCAGCTACTGGCTGCTGTTTTTGGTGAACACACTCATTGTGTTGCTGTTCGTGCTTTTGGTGCGCAAGGTGACACTTGCTGGCTTTGAAAAACTGCAGTGGACCGTGCACAGCCGAAAAGACAAAGCCAAACTGTGGCTGGCTCACGGGTTTCTTTGTTTTGTGGCGCTGGCGATTTCAGTGATCGGAATTCGCGGTGGTCTTCAGGCCAAACCCGTCAGCTTCGTGAACGCCAATGTATTCACCGCCCCTTTGTTGAACAATCTGGTGCTGAATTCCACCTTCACCTTTATTAAAAGCTACGGAGCCAAGGGTCTTAGCAAAGACAAGTACTTCAACGACCAGCATGAAATGCTGTCATTGCTGAATGGATCTTTGCGTGGCTCCCTGATGGAGGGCCGCCGTCCGAAAGCCCCGCAAAATGTGGTGATCATCATTCTGGAAAGCTTCGGGGAGGAATACATCGGCCCGGTGAACGGGAAGTCCTACACGCCGTTTTTGGATTCTTTAAAGGCCCAATCCCTCAGCTTTGAAAACGCCTATGCCAATGGCCGCCGCTCCATCGAAGGGGTGGGGGCGATCATGGGCGGGATTCCGGCGCTGATGAATGAGCCGTTTATTTCCTCGCACTTTACTTCGAACTATTTCCTGGGTTTGGGGACTCTACTGACGCCGGCGAAGTATTCGACGAGCTTCTTTCATGGCGGTCACAACGGAACGATGTACTTTGATTCCTTCATGCAAAGTGCCGGGGTTGAAAAATATTTTGGTGCGCGCGAATACGGTAACGGCGCCGATGACGATGGTGTGTGGGGTATCTGGGATGAGCCCTTCCTGCAGTGGATGCTGACAGAAGTAGACCAGTTGCCTCAGCCGTTTATGACTTCGGTGTTCACGTTGAGCTCGCATCAGCCCTACAAGATTCCGGCTCAGTATCAGGACCGTTTCAAAGAAGGTCCGATCGAGATTCTGAAAACGGTGGAATACACGGACTTTGCCCTGGAAAAGTTCTTTGCCGAGGCCGCGAAAAAGCCGTGGTTCAAAAATACATTGTTCATTGTGACAGCGGACCACGCTTCCATGCACTACCGTCCCGAATATGAAAATGAACAGGGAAGCTATCGCATCCCGCTGTTCCTTTATCATCCGGGGTACAAGTTCCCGGAAGTGGACACGAAGATGGTGGTGCAGCAGATCGATGTTCTGCCGACGGTTTTGGATTTCCTGGGAATTTCTGACAAGGATCAGAACTATCTGGGCAGTTCCATCTTCATTCCTGGCGACAAGACCGCGGTGAATTTCATTGATGGTCGTTATCTGTTGTTTGCAAAAGACTATTTCCTGCGCTGGACACCGGGACACGGCGAACCACAAATGTTCGCCATGTCCGACCGTGCGACCGAGCACGAAATCCCGGCCGATCAGCCGGGCACTTCGCCGCGCCGGCAGGCGCTGGAAAAAAAGCTGAAGGCCACCATCCAGTACTTCAATGAAGGCATGTGGGACAATAAACTTTATTACCCTTCAAAATAG
- a CDS encoding CBS domain-containing protein produces the protein MKVKDVMHEHADYINRDRTVREAAEMMAKGDYGCLPIEENDRMIGMITDRDITLRVVAKGLDPNVTKVSECMSKGIEYCFEEDDLLEVGELMASQKIRRMPVINESKRLVGMLSLGDIASKARDQNLSHEILSNVSH, from the coding sequence ATGAAAGTAAAAGACGTCATGCATGAACATGCTGATTACATCAACCGCGACCGCACCGTGCGCGAGGCCGCCGAAATGATGGCAAAAGGCGACTATGGCTGCCTGCCTATTGAGGAAAATGACCGGATGATCGGCATGATTACGGACCGCGATATCACCCTGCGTGTGGTCGCCAAGGGCCTGGATCCGAACGTCACCAAAGTCAGCGAATGCATGAGCAAGGGAATTGAATATTGCTTTGAAGAAGATGATCTGTTGGAAGTGGGAGAACTGATGGCGTCGCAGAAAATTCGTCGCATGCCAGTGATCAACGAAAGCAAACGCCTGGTTGGCATGCTCAGCCTGGGCGACATCGCCAGCAAAGCCCGCGATCAAAATCTTTCCCACGAAATTTTGTCCAACGTTTCCCATTAA
- a CDS encoding DUF4337 domain-containing protein, producing the protein MSDDKSSNFEIRCGVVIAVFAAVMAVSDLVAGKYGDDEIIGTNEKAAAYMWYQSKSVKETLVEGEKSLLESLKQAGALKPGTEKAIDSHLVNLQKRILRYKKEKNEILRGSQTVGQDNWVQDINGELGKIIGAQEMEAHLATLSVAGDRFDMSSLFFQLCLVLGAMSLILKKESLQNVFFAGMCVLGMVGTGISLWAYLGVA; encoded by the coding sequence ATGTCAGACGATAAATCTTCCAATTTTGAAATTCGTTGTGGTGTTGTGATCGCTGTTTTTGCTGCGGTCATGGCGGTGAGTGATCTGGTTGCAGGCAAGTACGGGGATGATGAGATTATCGGAACCAATGAAAAAGCCGCAGCTTACATGTGGTACCAGTCCAAAAGCGTGAAAGAAACGCTGGTCGAAGGGGAAAAGTCCCTGCTGGAAAGCCTGAAACAAGCCGGTGCTTTGAAGCCAGGCACGGAAAAGGCCATCGACAGTCATCTGGTCAATTTGCAGAAACGCATTCTGCGCTATAAGAAAGAAAAGAATGAAATCCTTCGTGGGTCGCAGACGGTGGGGCAGGATAACTGGGTTCAGGATATCAATGGCGAACTGGGCAAAATCATCGGTGCCCAGGAAATGGAAGCCCATCTGGCGACCTTGTCGGTGGCCGGGGACCGTTTTGATATGTCCAGTTTGTTCTTTCAGTTGTGTCTGGTCCTGGGGGCGATGAGCCTGATCCTGAAAAAAGAAAGCCTGCAAAATGTGTTTTTTGCAGGCATGTGTGTTTTGGGAATGGTCGGCACGGGGATTTCCCTGTGGGCTTATCTGGGTGTGGCTTAA
- a CDS encoding PilZ domain-containing protein yields MSESLVVFKAIHNEAEKQTLLQRLVNSNESIVLRDKFDRSITLRTMGVNDKLQIKCHPPESTAMNTEDSATFTASFSIKGEKYLFETHPVINENNVTLTVLNLFHLQKRKNYRYVIPADYSAEFVVTYLNQAVCSHTCRLLDLSTEGCAVEIPQTEANLQLEDLVEAEIFLGDREPIVVQGLIKNIRVKNDETLVLGVEFNHMANASEGKIVASLTDLQRDIYFRRTG; encoded by the coding sequence ATGAGCGAATCCCTGGTCGTCTTTAAAGCCATTCATAATGAAGCCGAAAAGCAGACGCTGTTACAGCGTCTGGTGAACAGCAATGAGTCGATTGTCCTTAGAGACAAATTCGATCGCAGCATCACTCTTCGCACCATGGGTGTGAATGACAAACTACAGATCAAATGCCACCCGCCGGAATCCACCGCCATGAACACCGAGGATTCAGCGACGTTCACGGCCAGCTTTTCCATCAAAGGCGAAAAGTACCTGTTTGAAACTCATCCGGTGATCAACGAAAACAATGTCACCCTGACAGTGCTGAACCTGTTCCATCTGCAAAAAAGAAAAAACTATCGCTACGTGATTCCGGCAGATTATTCCGCCGAGTTTGTGGTGACATATTTGAATCAGGCCGTTTGTTCCCACACCTGCCGCCTGCTGGACCTGTCCACAGAAGGTTGTGCTGTGGAGATTCCCCAGACTGAAGCCAATCTGCAATTGGAAGATCTGGTGGAAGCAGAAATCTTTCTGGGAGACAGAGAGCCCATCGTCGTTCAGGGCCTGATCAAAAATATCCGTGTGAAAAATGACGAGACCCTGGTATTAGGCGTGGAATTCAATCATATGGCCAATGCCAGCGAGGGCAAGATTGTGGCCTCCCTCACTGATTTGCAACGCGATATTTATTTCCGTCGTACAGGTTAA
- a CDS encoding cyclic nucleotide-binding domain-containing protein, with the protein MSVKTFKKGEVIYKDGDKITAVYLIQSGGANQCLIRGKKTIDLFQLGSSHILGDQVILGQATHPTSAVATTETKVLEIPVETLKQQYEGAPQMLKVIIKSLADRLRLAMNDVRSSKMEKDSSPCPEDQVAKVYGAVFHTANHKGDRSQAGRVIVDWNMMKQYSQRVMGDSPKRIEQAINILVKLKLALYEMGKDPTNPDGPEEIQKVHFLDLGLVESFFEFYQYYYFKGGRSDLLKVDELCVQMLGAILKLSENEQPDRFGIVGVDFAKFSEFCKEEIGINLNNDHFARLEGKGVFMKRKNAGTGVVLQFEVKEFRSILQSWKMLREIEKWNEKGFVDMDEKEEKPKKKSSGPSCPACSAEVQAGAKFCHECGHKMTAAA; encoded by the coding sequence ATGTCTGTAAAAACCTTTAAAAAAGGCGAAGTGATCTATAAAGACGGCGATAAAATTACGGCCGTTTATCTGATCCAATCCGGTGGTGCGAATCAATGTCTGATCCGCGGTAAAAAAACCATCGACCTTTTCCAATTGGGTTCTTCTCATATTCTTGGTGATCAGGTGATTCTGGGGCAAGCCACTCACCCCACATCCGCTGTTGCGACCACTGAAACCAAGGTGCTGGAAATTCCGGTTGAAACCCTGAAGCAGCAATATGAAGGCGCACCTCAGATGCTGAAGGTGATCATCAAATCACTGGCGGACCGTCTGCGTCTGGCGATGAATGATGTTCGTTCCAGTAAAATGGAAAAAGACTCGTCGCCTTGCCCGGAAGATCAGGTGGCCAAGGTGTACGGCGCCGTCTTCCACACGGCCAACCACAAGGGCGACAGATCCCAGGCCGGTCGTGTGATCGTGGACTGGAACATGATGAAGCAGTATTCCCAGCGCGTGATGGGCGATTCCCCGAAACGCATCGAACAGGCCATCAACATTCTGGTGAAGCTGAAACTGGCTTTGTATGAAATGGGCAAAGACCCCACTAATCCTGATGGCCCGGAAGAAATCCAGAAGGTTCACTTCCTGGATCTGGGCCTGGTGGAAAGCTTCTTTGAATTCTATCAGTACTACTATTTCAAAGGCGGCCGTTCCGACCTTTTGAAAGTCGATGAACTGTGTGTGCAGATGCTGGGGGCGATTTTGAAGCTTTCAGAAAATGAACAGCCGGATCGCTTCGGCATCGTCGGAGTTGATTTCGCCAAGTTCAGTGAATTCTGCAAAGAGGAAATCGGCATCAACCTGAACAACGACCACTTTGCCCGTCTGGAAGGCAAAGGCGTTTTCATGAAACGCAAAAATGCCGGCACCGGAGTGGTCCTGCAATTTGAAGTCAAAGAATTCCGCTCCATCCTGCAAAGCTGGAAGATGCTGCGCGAGATTGAAAAATGGAATGAAAAAGGCTTCGTCGACATGGACGAAAAAGAGGAAAAGCCCAAGAAAAAATCCAGCGGTCCATCCTGCCCGGCCTGCAGTGCCGAGGTTCAGGCTGGCGCCAAGTTCTGCCACGAATGTGGCCATAAGATGACTGCGGCGGCCTGA
- a CDS encoding HNH endonuclease, producing the protein MDYFFSAAPPEHQKREKAKARELRQSQWWKQELGKGLCYHCGERFKPADLTMDHLIPIARGGKSNKNNCVPSCKDCNSKKGYKTRAEMALEELKNSSTPAPESDDESQE; encoded by the coding sequence ATGGATTACTTCTTTTCGGCCGCTCCTCCGGAGCATCAAAAACGTGAAAAAGCCAAAGCCCGCGAGCTGCGCCAAAGCCAATGGTGGAAGCAGGAGCTGGGCAAAGGTCTGTGCTATCACTGCGGTGAACGTTTCAAGCCGGCCGATCTCACAATGGATCACCTGATCCCCATCGCCCGCGGGGGCAAATCCAATAAGAACAATTGCGTTCCATCCTGCAAGGACTGCAACAGCAAAAAAGGTTATAAAACCCGTGCAGAAATGGCTCTGGAGGAATTGAAGAATTCCTCCACTCCGGCCCCGGAATCTGACGACGAAAGTCAGGAATAA